One Ctenopharyngodon idella isolate HZGC_01 chromosome 3, HZGC01, whole genome shotgun sequence genomic window, aaattaaccaGTTAATGCCTGCTTTTGCCATTGTCACTAAATGAATGTGGGTTTGCCCTTTTAACCAGGTCCAAATCACAAAAACGGACAGAtgagaaagaaaggaagaggaggagccCGAGCCCCAAACCCACCAAACTTTATCTGGGAAGACTCACCAGGAACGTAACCAAGGTACAGTTCAAAATCACAGCATTGCATAACATAagcactgtatttttgatgccATCGGTTTTTCCATATCAATTCCAGCACAAGTCCTCATGgtttggaagtgcatgcaaagtggatttgcagcACTAAAAatagcgtcttctcgacatgttgacaccacgaaccaaactcttccagtctcggctacaactacagtgtttgagggtcaaagtagacagGCAGCCAGTGAAGAGCATAGGCTGACATTATGCAAAGTTGTTGCATTGTTATTTGCTGACGActtgtttcaggcagttcagattCTCTTCTTTCCTTTAGGAGGCAAAAACTTTTtgtcgtgcactttgatctttaaaacttggcagacattttacattaacaaacaGCTTTTACACAGTACATGaaggtaatattcgaaaaagcataataggggcactttaaacacAATCGCACAAAAcataaatgttaacaaattaaagcAATTTAAGTAGGCATtttatgtagtatttattaatcaagGAGAAACACTATAGGCAAAACCAGTGTTTTTTCATGCACTCAATTTTGAGGTTTTGGTCCATTTTGCTTCCATAacatgtcttctttcagactagtggaaagaaaatattcaaaatagaCATTTGGGTTTTTATTAAGCTTTGTTAATTTGTGTCTGTAGATTTTAATTACAATacatatctttatttattttttatttttgttccagaaatctccacttcagcagcactTATACatcaaactttacagttttattcccatatatattcagttttattcccatatatattttattgaggGATTTCTTCATATAATTTGTCTGGTTAAAGTGTTACATCTTTATTCctaaaacatgatttattttcTCCCCCTGGCTGTTGTCAGTGTTTTCTGATTAATGGAGTGACAAAAAGAGATGTTCAAAATCCCCTCTGTGAAAACCTTTTActgtcaacaaaatgaaaaatgaattttgaaAATGGCTCCAATGTTTAGATTTCTGATTTTTATGCATATTAAACAAACAccacatttgcatatttaaacatttcagaaaacttgttcAGGTATTTAACAGCAAAATTAAGTATTtgagacattaaaaaaattataaaagcaattaaatataaaataaactaaattaaacaatatattgcaaaaagtacaaaattagtaaACTTAAAtggcacatttaaatatgcatttttaattatctATATATTTAAGTGTTGATTGACTTAAGATATATATCCCTGAAAATTGCTActcctgtaatgtttttttgttgatcTGCTTCTGTACTTGATTTCCTATAGGAACATATTCAAGAGATCTTTTCAACTTATGGCAAGATAAAGATGATCGACATGCCTCCAGACCGTTTGCACCCTAATTTGTCAAAGGGTTACGCATATGTGGAATATGAGTCTCCAGAGGACGCCCAGAAAGCCCTGAAACACATGGACGGAGGTATatgttggggggaaaaaagcaaaTGAATTGCATAATTTGTAgggttaactaaaaccataaaacatttgttacttgaaataaaataagttaactAAAATggtaatgctttacaataaggtctcatttgttaattataattaatgcattagttaaaggtgcagtaagtgatttctgagattTCTcagcacaacacacttgtagccaatcagcagtagggggcgtgtccactcatgatgggggaggagagagagtgagaaagacagactgtagaaagagtgatggctgagagacattacaaaagagaaaagctcagaggaatatcactggaaaagaAGAGTTTTGATCAGGGAAGAGCTTTAGGAACCcgcattaatattagaaaagcttttcaGTGCTGGAGAGACCGAAGCGAGAAGCCCTGAAGGGGttgcgttgtttctgctccatactcGAGAGTTTAACTAAtgataatacattaactaatgttaacaaatgagactttattgtaaagtgttaccaaaaagcctataatagtatctcactGAATCTAAAATAAGACTGATCGCTGGAGATCAGTTCATTAGAAGGGATTTCTCACACTCTGCTGCTTTCCTCAGGTCAGATTGACGGTCAGGAAATCACAGCCACGGCTGTCCTGCCTCAGAGGATACGACCTGCCATGAGAAGACCATCACCTCCACGCAGGATGCCTCCTCCGCCTCCCATGTGGCGCCGCACACCGCCTCGCATGAGGAGAAGGTTGgctttttaagtatattttagtcCTACTGGGATTGTGTTTTCTGTGCAGGTCGATGGAAATCTAATTTCATTTTAGTCTGCACTTCGCACCTGTTTCCAAATGTCCGATCTGTCCTTTCGCCTCGTATTTCTGTTTATTCATCCTCGTACTTCACAGAGAAGACAGACTTTCTGCCTTTTATGTGTCTTATCAGGTAATTAGCGCATGCACGTCTGTGATTTATCTTTGCCAAAGCTGACAGTTCGTCCTTTTCACAGGTCTCGGTCTCCACGGCGACGCTCCCCGGTGAGAAGGCGCTCTCGCTCCAGGTCTCCGGGTCGCAGACGACATCGTTCCCGCTCCAGTTCCAACTCGTCCCGTTAGCCGATGCTCCATTCACACGAATGGCTTCTCACGTTGGCCCTTTCATATTTTAGTTGGAGATGGCAAATAAattgtcaatgttttttttttttttttctttttctctagTACCTCAGGATTGTACGTACAGGCCTTGTCTTATAACATCAATGAAGTTGCGCAGAAGTTGCATCATTGaagttgtttttattgcttCTATGTTTGTACACTCACTGGGATTGTACTAGATGTTTCATTTACTGTGATTCTTTTTGTAATGTGCTTTCTTTTTTgagaaaacagctttttattGGTTTATGTTGTGTGATTAAATGCAGGCCCTTTTTTATCCAAATGTTGATATTTCATGGAATTGTTTCTGTTGGTTACATTAGCGGTTCCATGGAATTCATCTCAAACATCACCTTCTAATCCTGTAAAATCTGATGATCTGTAAgattgaaaatggaaaaaatcaATAAACCAGTTTAACAACTAAAATCCTcagttgtcatcatttactcaccctcatgttccaaacctgtgtgactctTTATTTTATaccttgaaaaaaaacaaaagatgttgTCATATAGCCTGAACAGTTTATTGAagctttagacaaaatataaatgggaaaaacaaaacagtttgcattttttttttttttttttttgagcttcatatttaatgcatcaggcttttatggcttaTATAGTATGATATACTGAGAATATGATGCTCATAATTGAGGCTAACGCAGCACAAATATGCAATTTtgtgcagatgctgatatttatatggccataTAAGATGAAATTCTGTAAATCAATTAAATCTTTATAATGGTATAGCAAACTACTTGCATAAactaaaatgcataaaaaatataagttgtcactctatatctaccaataatatgtcttagtatgatgatatttaaatgtgcagaaacgctgttgaaagtggattgaTCAaccaataatagaagtggtctaaatattaaaaaaatgtatctccagtggaagtctcaggaccaaaaaaatgctcgtccaatcattgcatttggtCCGAATGTAATGATACGATGTCCTAACGTTACCTCCCTCTCATGTATTTACATACCTCCGCGCACCCTGCTCGCGCAGATATCACAAGTCATCAGCGTGAGCTGTGGACATCAATAACAAGTACCTTAAACAAAAAGCAGCCACCTTTACAGTTCCTCCTAAACCAAAACAgcagcttatgctgcgttcacgctaTGTCGTAACCGTATTAACGTTACAAGATGGCAACCCTTGACGTCCTGgagctgttcatgtcctcagactcggatttatgcgtttctatggcaacactatcaacgccgaaatgaatctgcaacAGTCAGGTGGCACAAGAGCTGtgtaaggggccgttcacatatcgcgtcttttGCGCGCTCAAATTCgttatagagggtatgcatcgACGTCGCGTTCCCAccggaacgcgctccctcagctggactgagtgcaaaagaacctgctgcatgactggatttaataggggaaactgcgaaaacgcgagtaaaacaaacgattacactaaaggttgggctcgaaagtgtttCTTACAACTTGTCAAataaacctaatccatggatattgacatgcagcaaGCAGTCGTGTTTTAGTGagatttatatgtgcctgatttcgacgccagtacggtgtacattttaggacggGCAGATCGTATCGATATATAGATACCGACGTTGAGTATTTAAAGTATCGgtactcaaattaaaatatcgatactaaggtgtgttttttttaccagttattttgtttaattaacagtaaatttaatgcatacaaTATATGCATTGAATTGTACAAATAATTTATAGTATAAGTGTTTTCCTGCTCATCTAAACATCAAATGCTGCAAGTCAGAACCAATCAATCACAGAGAGCGTTCGCTCACTGCTGACGCTACATTCAAACAGGGCTGCGTTTAGTATCGTAAGAAACCactgatgcttttgggaaatgcagcccagaACAATGCTtaacagaagacagaaaaatataataatattattattgtttttttttttttaccataaacaaaattaaataatagcctacatagtttgtgcaattacatttatttaaattgaacgTTAAAAGTTCATGTTGATGTTCTGTCAGAatacaaatgtttcattttatgggTGCAACAGCCTGTCACTGGCAGTCCCTTATGAAAATGAACCGCTACTACAGTGACCATAGTTCAGCTAGgcatacagtaggtttatttgtAGATTTTCCATGGTTTaccaagtaaacattttaaccatgtgtaaacaaaaatataatctaataaactgcaattaaggcatattgaatgttaaaatgcctttcaaatataatgttaagtgggtatcataacccattttactcttagtaattcaataattgaataaatgttaaaatctatAAGTTCATATTAGAGGTATCGTATCGGAATCGATATCGGCGATATTGGCCTTAAAAGTATCGGTATCGTatcgaaaacaaaataagtggtaTCACTCATCCCTATTCCTCACACCTCAGTCATACACCAAAAAGGCGTCATGCCGCcctcagactaaaaggcttcAGTCATCGGACAAAACGGCATCGCGCCTCAGACTGAAAGGCTTCAGGTCTCAGGAAAAACAATGTCAGGTGTCAGGTCTCGTACAATTAGGCATCGAACGAAACAGCCTCAGACCAAAAGGCTTCAGACGAAAAGgcatcaggtttttttttttgtatagcctAACTTTCTATTGGCTTTTATCCCATCATAATGCCGTCCTTCAGTTGTCTTTTTCTTTACTGTTACTATTCCCAAATTGATGTAAGATATGTGTGCATGCATGTTAATTATGTAGAATCTATCTGTTGATGGTATTCATGTAAgctatttaaaagaaaagaacagaaaagaaCATGGCGATTTTCACATTGgtctgcagaaaaacagcaacgggctgaatgaaaatgtaaaatgtgactcttccatccagatagtggtattctgtttttattttttatgcattccatttttattcttatgtatttgtttccttttaaagcactttgaattaccattgtgtatgaaatgtgctaaatCTGAGTCCGTTTCGTCTGATGCCTTTTGGTCTGAGGCTGTTTCGTCTGATGCCTAATTGTACGAGACCTGACACCTGacgtaaccgcagtcataacggtcga contains:
- the LOC127508500 gene encoding RNA-binding protein with serine-rich domain 1; this translates as MAPSPTKRRERSEDKPRERGKEKAAGKEGAEKERGRDKIRKRRSNSTGSSSSRSRSSSSSSSSSGSSSGSSSGSSSSSGSSRSGSSSSSRSSSSSGSSGSPSPSRRRHDNRRRSRSKSKSQKRTDEKERKRRSPSPKPTKLYLGRLTRNVTKEHIQEIFSTYGKIKMIDMPPDRLHPNLSKGYAYVEYESPEDAQKALKHMDGGQIDGQEITATAVLPQRIRPAMRRPSPPRRMPPPPPMWRRTPPRMRRRSRSPRRRSPVRRRSRSRSPGRRRHRSRSSSNSSR